The Torulaspora globosa chromosome 8, complete sequence genome segment CACCAGGAAGAAACGCTGAACTAGCATTAGACACGTTTATAAGACGCCAACCAGGCCTAGATCTCATCTTTTGGCCATTTTTACGAATTTTCTGGTGTCAGCATTTACTGGCACTGTCACCTGATGGCCTCTGGCGTCCGAGGTGATCGGGGGCCACCTAGTTGAAGCAAAATTTATAATACAGGCGTATACAGTCAAAGAGCTGGCAGGTGGCAAGACCAGTGTCCTATAGCTCCGTGTCAGGATCGGTACACTGTATATCAGGGTGGGTTCTCTGGAATCGTTAGTGGAAAGAGGTGGTTGGTCCGGAATTTAGCGGTAGTGGGAAAAATGACCGTCCCTATGAAGGATAAGAAGACTCATGGAGTTATTTCGCCAAGATTTGTCTCTGCTGCAAGCAAACCCAATCCTGATGGGTCCTTTAGTTCGCCCAGTATTCTTCAGGCACACAGCACACACAGCGGCGCTGGGAGCGGTGCGTCAAACGCCGATTCTGCGGTGCCAAGAGCATCTGTGAGTCCTGGAAGCTCGCAAACCAAGTCTATCATGAACGTAAGCGGCACTTCCGGTGCGGTGATAAGCAATAGTCCCGAACCAGGGCTCAAGAGGGTGGCTACAGTCACTTTTAGCGACTCAAAGTTTACGAGTGGGAAACAGGGAACCACAGAGCCAGAGGGTGAGCAAGTTGCGGGGAAGAGTACATTGGCGGGTGAATCAGGCGACAAGAGCGGTGGTGCTGGCGTTGGGCCTCAGAGCATCACTGCTGAACGTCATAAACCGGCGAAATCTAGTCCTCTTCTGGCGACGAACAAGCAGGTTTCTCCTGCCAAGCCTAAAAGCTCTGAGACGAAGGCTACGTCGTTGGTTCCtgagcaaaagaagatcaacggGTTGATAGCTCAGGAGATTTCAGGCGGTAAGCGGCCTCCTATCAGTCCAAAAGTAGGCTCTGCGGAGGAGCCGTATAAGGAAAACGAGGATCACCCGCATTTTTACGTTGAAGACCCCTTGCATATTCCTTCGACTAGGTCCAGATCGAATAGCACGAGCCCAAAGCCACCGCTGGGGCTTACAGGTACCGTCGGCGAACAAGAGGGACCCAGAGTTGTGAGACCTGTCGAGCCCACCACATTGGAAGCTgtgcttgaagaaaatacgGGACAGAAGATAGCACCGAATATTCCCAAGAGAGAGAATGTTAAGAACATAGACGCTCGGCTTCCGCAAGATGATGGGAAATTGCATATTCTTTTCGGGGCCACAGGCTCTCTGGCGgttttcaagatcaagcTAATGATTAAGAAACTGGAAGAAATTTATGGCAGAGACAGGGTTAGCATACAGGTGATACTCACGCAGTCGGCGGAGCGGTTTTTCACAAAGAGATACACTAAGAAATACAGAGGTTTTGATGGAGTGCAGCGGATCGGTTCCGAAACATCAGTTGACTCTCGTTTGAATTCGGGTCTAGTACCTACTTCGTCGAATCTTGGAAATGGCCAACAAAGCACATCCCAGCAAGCCCAGCAGTCCTCTCCGCAGGATCAACATCACATCGCACATCAAAGAATATCGAGCAACCCGTTGGTAGCTCCAGGAACTCCGACGCAGGGTGCCTGTTCAGCGGCAGCACAGGTTGAGTTGCCCCCTCATATCCAAGTCTGGGTAGATAAAGACGAATGGGACGTGTGGGAGCAACGAACAGACCCCGTGCTGCACATCGAATTGCGTCGTTGGGCGGACATTCTTGTGGTCGCGCCATTGACCGCCAACACGCTGTCCAAGATTGCTCTAGGACTTTGTGATAATCTATTGACTAGTGTTATCAGAGCTTGGAATCCCATGTTCCCGATTTTCCTGGCGCCCTCGATGGTAAGCAGCACCTATAACTCAACGATGACCaagaaacagctgaaaATCATCAAGGAGGACATGCCATGGATTACCGTTTTCAAGCCTTCCGAAAAAGTCATGGGTATCCACGGTGACATTGGCCTTGGTGGTATGATGGACGGCAACGAGATCGTGGACAAAGTGGTGATGAAGTTGGGGGGCTATCCAAAGGACgataaagaggaagaagaagaggacgacgacgaagaggacgacgaggaggacgagAGCCAAGATGCCGATAAGACCAAGGTCGATGACcaagacgatgacgacgaagaagatgacgatgatgatgacgatgacgatgacgatgatgatgacgacgatgatgatgaaaacgaTCAAAAACAGGCAAGCACGACCTAGCCTGTCCATCGTCATCTTGCATCGTGCAACGCAACACACCGGCCTTTGCTATGTAGTATTTGCACTTTAATTATTTGTACGTTTGTAGCACTAAACTCTCCGTAAGCCCCAGCGTAGGACGGCAACGGAGATGTCCTAAGCAACCATACAATGAATAATCCATCTTTCGGTTCAACTTGGCTATATTTCTTACTGTCCGACGGGTAAGCTGCTTAGCTAATTAGTCAaataaaaaaaaaaaaattgaagtgATGgtcatcgagaagatcttctaCAAAGAGGGAGCCTTCCAGCCGTTATATaagctcaagaaactggatATTTGGTACTCACTTGATTTCCAAAGTTTCTTCCAATTTTGAGCAAAATCCAGTAACTACAAGCCAATATTTCACGAGATGACAGAAGCCGAGTTAGGCCTGCTGCTCATACATCCAGCGGTGACGACGGAGCCGGAGCTACTTGCTAAAGCCCTGGAAGAGGCGGCAGCGAGCGGTGTGCAAATTGCTGACCAGTTTCTGATAACCAAGATCAATGACAAATCGGTCGCTGTCGAGGACGAGAAGTACGATGTGATCTACTACCTGACTCCGGAGAAGAGGGACGCTATCAAATTCCCAGCCACGCTTATTCCGGTGCTGGCGGATGCCCTGAAGCCCAACGGGAAACTCTACGGCCTTCCCGACACCTACAAGCTCGATGCGTTGATCAACGGCTTCACCACGGCAAGCGAGGGCAGATACCACTGGGTGAAGAGCGCTGTGCCACAGGACACGGCGACAGCCGTGCCGCTAAAAGCCAGGGCCAATGGCGGCGGAGCggccaagaagctgccaagcttcaagagagCCTCCAGTCCGGTCCAGGTCGCCCAGCAGGACAACGACAACGTCCTGGAAGACGAGtacgacgacgacaacGTCAACACCAGCGGCAAGGCCAAGTTCTTTGCAGATCTACACAACCCGCCAGCAGAGCTCAtcgaggaggaagagctggTCGCCGACTCGCGCGACCCAACTGGCATCACCATGATCACCTGCGGCAAGACcaagacaagaagaaagaaggcTTGCAAGGACTGCACATGCGGCATGAAGGAGCAGGAAGAGCAGGAGGTGGACCAGGTGCGCAAGAACCAAGACGCCGTCGTCAAGTTCTCCGAGGACGAACTCACAGAGATCGATTTTACCATAGAGGGCAAGAAAGTCGGAGGCTGCAACTCCTGCTCGCTGGGAGACGCCTTCCGGTGCTCGGGATGTCCCTACTTGGGGCTTCCAGCTTTCAAGCCGGGccagaagatcaacatCGGCAGCATCCTAGACGACATCTAGTCAGTTTCCACTACTTCGCCAAGTTCCTTCCAGTTTTGTCAAAGCCGGGGGCTTCATCGGGCGGTGGCGTTTGCGGCTGTATCAGTCACCGAGGTATATAAGAGACGAGGTAGATAAGAGATTAGTAAGGACCTAGTAGAGTTTGTATAAACTGCTTGGTTGGAATACCAGTTGGCATTTAAGTGTAGGATGAATACAGATCAAGTTAGAGTGGCGGAGAAACCACAAGAGGCTGCTGGTGGCATGTCGAAAGAGGATCTAGCGAGTGTTGAGAAGCTGGGAAAGACGGGAACAGATACCAGCAGTAGTTCGTACGGTCAGGAATCGATATCACCGGCCATTGTGCCAACACGGAGCAATACGGGTCTGAATAGCAGTAAAGTGTCGAAAAAGACGtcgaaaaagaagaagaatgcgTGCTATTTCGATAAGTGCAGTAGTGCAGCGTCTAAATTCATTGGAGATTGCAACTTCTGCAAGGGCCACTTCTGTTCCAAGCATAGGCTGATGGAAAATCATGCGTGTGAGGGACTGACGTCGTGTAAAGAGGCGATGCACAAGCGTAACGCGGACAAGCTGGCCAGGGAGCAGACGAGAGTACCCAAGATTCAGATCTGAGGCGGCATAGGACACAGTATTTACGTTGAGTATGTACAAGGGAACATTCTTTATCATTTGGACCCGGCGTCGAGCACCGCGGTGACCGCTTCGTAGACATCGTTGACGATCATGGTGGGCTTGACATGGTTCAGAGGCACCCCGTCCCTGTACACGCCTGTTCTGACGAGGCAGCTCTTCCAGCCGTACTGTTGGGCTCCGATGATGTCGCTTGCCGGGTTGTCGCCGACCATGTAGACATCGTGGAAGGGACTCTGCTCCGGTGGCTGTCCCAAGACGGGCAGtgtctgttcttgagaagcTGTGTCACCCGCTAGAAGCTTCTGCCTCCAGTCTATCAGCACATGGTGTGCGAAATCATACGTCAGTTTCGTTGGCTTGCCTAAGGTGTTGTCTTCCAGCGCCAGTCCGCCGTTGAGTTCGGAGTAGAGTTTCCTGACGAGATGGCGGAACGCACCCTGGCCAAACCTGTTCAATTCGTAGCTATTGGCCCAGAGCAGGTCCCGGTTGGAGAAGTAGATGGGTATGGAGGGCTTGCTCGATTGCTCGTCCCTCACCGTGTCCAACATGCCGTTGGAGCTGTTGATTGCATCCGAAATGATTTGAATATCAGCACCCCAATCGTGGGGGTCGTTGAACACCAACACTGCATCGAATCTCTTGCTGTCGATATCGGGTATCACCTTCGAGTACTCTAGCAGTTGCTCGGTGCTGAGTCCCGAAAAGGGAGCAATGTCTCTCCTATATCTGAGAATATCGGTTTGGTGGACCACATCCTTGAAACCATAGCTTTCAGCTACCTTTCTCACAGACGGAGTTCCCACCGCCAGGATTCTTTCATACTTGTTGACTAGACCTTTGTAGGGACTATGGCTCAGGATGACTTGCAAGGGTGAAATGGGAACGTCCAAGGCCTTTGAGATAAAATTAGCTCGCTGCTCCTCCAATTGGCCACCGCCGTTGGTCAGTAGAATGAATGGTACCTTGCTGTTATGCAACAGCTGGAGGGCCTCGCTTGCACCGGGAATAGGAGCTCTTCCTCTAAGTAAGACACCGTCAATGTCGAATGCAAACGCAAtgtttctgctgctgctttggaACAGTCGCTTGAATATCATTTGCTAGAGATCTCAACTGGCAACCTGGTGGGATTTTATTAACCACTGTAATTTCTCGAGGTCTGCGCGTTATAAGCATCGCATTAAGAGAATGCTACTGCTAGAGTCGCTATGGTGCTCTCACTGGAAATCGTGTTCTTCGTTATTTTATGTAATGATATCTGCTAAAGACGAAATCTCTATGTCCGTGCCAGCGAGGCCTTGTTCGACATAATACTTGCGAGTGTCACTGAACTCTGTGTCCTCTTGCGGAAGGAGAGCGGCGACTGCTTTGCCCAGAACCAGCAACCCCGGTGGTCTGGATCCGATCTCTTCAACGACCTGTGGCACATATTTCAACAATGTTCTTGTGATCCTTTGATCTTTGCAAGAGGCTCTCTCGACAATTGCGGCAGGAAGGTCTTCATCCCAGTCTTGCTTGAGTAGCGCCTGAACCAGCGTCTCAGCCCTGTGCAGGGCCATTAGAAAGACAGTGGTCCTGGTAGAGACAAATTCTGGTATGGCAGGCAGGGCGCCCTTCTTACCGGTACCGGTGCAGATCAAGGTTTGGTCCGCAACGTCCCTTTGCGTGGCCGGTATCTTGGCCACCACGGTCGACGCCAGGGCGGAGCTGAGACCAGGAAGCACTTGTGGTTCGTAGCCgtgctgcttgaagaacagatATTCCTCGCCACCGCGTCCAAAGATGTACGGATCACCTTGCTTTAACCTTACGACCTTCTTGCCCTGTAGCAGCCCTTCCAGGCCTCTTTCGAGCAGCTCGCTCTGGGCCTTTTCAGCGTTCCCAGGGAACTTACGTGCAATGAAAACTTCTGTCTCGCCTGGAACCAGCTCTAACACCGACTGCGGAACCAGCTTATCTGCCAGGATAAGATCAGCAGTCTTTATTTCGTTCAATGCACCAAGCGTAAGCATAGACACCGATCCCGGACCGCTGCCGACCAACGATATGGAACCTTTCTTCTCGCGCCCGTCGGAAGTCCGGTTATCGATTAAAGTGGTCAGTTCCGTGCCCTTTCTGTCCAATGAATCCTTCATATCAGAGACAGTCGTTGTACTCTCAGCAGGcgtttctgctgctgaggCGCCCTCGGCGGTCGCAGTGTTCAGAGAATCGACGTCAACGTCCGCCAGTTTAGCTAGCGGATAGTACTCTATCAGCTGGGATAGCCATCTTGTTCtcctcagcttctgctGCCTTTCTGTCATGTGGAACTCTTCGACAAGCCCGTTCAGCTTATGGCTTTCCCAGCCGTCGTCGTTCAGGCCGTACCAGTTGTTCTCGACAACTGCCAACTCAGCAGTGGGTTCGTAATGCGCCTCCAACAGCTCCTTCTGGTCCTCGTTGATGATCTGGCTTCGTATCCTGCCCATGTTACTCACCACCTCGGAGATATTGACTGGAAGGCTTGCCACGATCTCTCTCTTGATTCTGTTCGCCAAGATGCAGCCCTGTCCGTTCGTTGTCACCGCTATCTGCAATCCACTGCCCTTGGGATCATTATACGTCGAAATCATGTGGAAAGTAGAGTACTCCGGTCTCTGCAACGTATTGATGGGGATCCTCATCTTCACACAGAGCTCATAAATTTCTCTCGCCAAGGGATACTCGGTCATTGGTAAATTCACAAACACTCGATCAACCACTTTAGCCACCACCGGACGTCCCAAACTGGTCAAATCAGACATCCTAAAATCTCGGTCTATAACCTGCAAACCAGTCCCATGGCTGATCTGCGCCAATTGTTTCAATTCGCTTTCCCCGCTGACCTGTACAACAACGGGAGTCGCTCCAGATTCATGGATCGCCTTAATACGCTTCATACATATCGAAACGTTCGCCGTGCCGATCAACAGATGAATTTCATTCTCGCAACCAGAAGCAATGATAAGTGGAACAGTCATATCTGCCTCTAACAAAAATTTACCTCAAAGAACTACACCATTAGTCTAGCACAGGCTCATTAACGAGCTCACAAGACTTATATACGTTAAGCAATTGCAAGTGTCACAGTTACTGTCGGTGAGCCACATTCATCCACTTAGAATTACATCGGCTCACTATAAGTGTGTCGCAATGTCACGTGagagtgaaaaatttcgcTGTAAATCAACGACAGAAACCATCGATTTTGACCAGAAGGCAGCAATTTGCACTGTCATGGCCCTGATTGTGGACCGGTATGCTGCCCAGGAGCAGTGCGGCAGCTTGTAAAAACGAGCTCGGGCGGTTGCCTTAGTATGGGCCGTTTTCACCGCTTGCTTAGCGTTTGTAGTCGCCAAGAACATTAAATATTCAACAGATGGTCGAAAATTATTTTGAACTCGTAGAGACGGTTGCAAGCGTAGAAGTTGCTTGTCAATGCTGGCGGAGGTGAATTGAATTTTTTCAGTACGATATggagcttctttctttttCTGGCATCGTTTATTGTCGAAGCTTCTTGCATGGACTGAGTTAATGGGTTTGAGCACAAGGCCCAATTAGCGTGGTAGGTGTATATAAACAGATGGAGTAAAATTGTTGGCAGCTTCCTGTTGAGGGCTGGAAGGGAGGGAGCAAGATAAAGATGGCTAAGAGAGCTTTGGGCGTGGggcagaagaacaaagagaaaaagagAAGGCTGGAGACCGAAACGGCCAAGGATTCGAAAGATGTCACTCCGGGAGCCGATCAGATTAGCGTGGAATTGGACGACAACGAGGATCTTGATAATGAATTTTCGCAGTTGAAGGGCCTATGGCAGACTTATTTCAATTCGGACAGAGAGAGTGATTACGTGGTGAACGGCGTAGTGCATGAGTGCGATAGATTACTTCGCCAATCGCAAGAAGACGcagagatcaagaagaaccTAAACGACGAATTCCATGCTATCTATGCTTTGGCTCTGTCTGAGTTGACTGTCTTCAAGGCGGgcgaagatgaggatgacaagaagaacaggaaGGTGGTGTCTgaattctttgaaaacGCTCTGGAAAGGTGCGAGCTGGGTCTGTCCGTGTTCAAAGACTCGCAGCTGCTGAAGTTGGTCTTGGCAAAGATTGTCATACAGAGAATTCCCTTGGAGTACATCTCGCGGTTGAAGGTCAACAGCAAGCCAGGCGCTCTGGGCGTGGATATCAGTGAACAGCTAGAAAAGGCGAAGGAGAACTTCAACGTCAACAAGGACTATCTGGAGCTTTCTTTCGAAGTTCTGCAGATGTTTGACGATCTCCTGGACATTGTGGAAAACTTTGGCCACGAAAATGACATAGACGAAGGCTTGGACAGTGACCAGGACGAGGAGCTAGAGCGGGTGGAGCTGTCTCCAAAGCATCCGCTGTACAAGTTGCAGCAAAATCTGTCCGAGAACTACCAATGGCTGAGAGATGAGATGATCCGGTTACTGGGCGCCACGGATGACAAGAAATTCGAGAAGCTGTATCGCAACATTGCAAGATCGGCTGGCCATCTGCTTTTGAAGGCGGCTGAGGAACCAACGAGCGTTTTCATGCACTTGCAGTACGGGGAAGGCGAGCAAGCGTCCAAGGACGGCGAGAAATGTAAGACGGCCCAACAGGAAGCGCTGAAGAACACGAAAGACGCATTGAAGTACCTGGAAAAGGCTCAAGTTGAGGACGAGCCTGAAACATGGGTTGAAGTCGCGGAGGCCTACATCGATCTGGGTAATTTGTACGATTACCAGTCCAAGGACCAAGAGAACTCCTACCGCATCGCGGAGGATATTTTGAAAAAGGCCAACAAAGCCTCGCACGGCAAATTTCAGGACATCTTGGACAACCTGTTGGACAAGGATTGAATAGTTATTTAGTAGCCATGTTGTATCAAATCGAAATCACCAACA includes the following:
- the MET1 gene encoding uroporphyrinogen-III C-methyltransferase (ancestral locus Anc_5.651), giving the protein MTVPLIIASGCENEIHLLIGTANVSICMKRIKAIHESGATPVVVQVSGESELKQLAQISHGTGLQVIDRDFRMSDLTSLGRPVVAKVVDRVFVNLPMTEYPLAREIYELCVKMRIPINTLQRPEYSTFHMISTYNDPKGSGLQIAVTTNGQGCILANRIKREIVASLPVNISEVVSNMGRIRSQIINEDQKELLEAHYEPTAELAVVENNWYGLNDDGWESHKLNGLVEEFHMTERQQKLRRTRWLSQLIEYYPLAKLADVDVDSLNTATAEGASAAETPAESTTTVSDMKDSLDRKGTELTTLIDNRTSDGREKKGSISLVGSGPGSVSMLTLGALNEIKTADLILADKLVPQSVLELVPGETEVFIARKFPGNAEKAQSELLERGLEGLLQGKKVVRLKQGDPYIFGRGGEEYLFFKQHGYEPQVLPGLSSALASTVVAKIPATQRDVADQTLICTGTGKKGALPAIPEFVSTRTTVFLMALHRAETLVQALLKQDWDEDLPAAIVERASCKDQRITRTLLKYVPQVVEEIGSRPPGLLVLGKAVAALLPQEDTEFSDTRKYYVEQGLAGTDIEISSLADIIT
- the VHS3 gene encoding phosphopantothenoylcysteine decarboxylase complex subunit VHS3 (ancestral locus Anc_5.655); translated protein: MTVPMKDKKTHGVISPRFVSAASKPNPDGSFSSPSILQAHSTHSGAGSGASNADSAVPRASVSPGSSQTKSIMNVSGTSGAVISNSPEPGLKRVATVTFSDSKFTSGKQGTTEPEGEQVAGKSTLAGESGDKSGGAGVGPQSITAERHKPAKSSPLLATNKQVSPAKPKSSETKATSLVPEQKKINGLIAQEISGGKRPPISPKVGSAEEPYKENEDHPHFYVEDPLHIPSTRSRSNSTSPKPPLGLTGTVGEQEGPRVVRPVEPTTLEAVLEENTGQKIAPNIPKRENVKNIDARLPQDDGKLHILFGATGSLAVFKIKLMIKKLEEIYGRDRVSIQVILTQSAERFFTKRYTKKYRGFDGVQRIGSETSVDSRLNSGLVPTSSNLGNGQQSTSQQAQQSSPQDQHHIAHQRISSNPLVAPGTPTQGACSAAAQVELPPHIQVWVDKDEWDVWEQRTDPVLHIELRRWADILVVAPLTANTLSKIALGLCDNLLTSVIRAWNPMFPIFLAPSMVSSTYNSTMTKKQLKIIKEDMPWITVFKPSEKVMGIHGDIGLGGMMDGNEIVDKVVMKLGGYPKDDKEEEEEDDDEEDDEEDESQDADKTKVDDQDDDDEEDDDDDDDDDDDDDDDDDDENDQKQASTT
- the TMC1 gene encoding Tmc1p (ancestral locus Anc_5.653), giving the protein MNTDQVRVAEKPQEAAGGMSKEDLASVEKLGKTGTDTSSSSYGQESISPAIVPTRSNTGLNSSKVSKKTSKKKKNACYFDKCSSAASKFIGDCNFCKGHFCSKHRLMENHACEGLTSCKEAMHKRNADKLAREQTRVPKIQI
- a CDS encoding uncharacterized protein (ancestral locus Anc_5.652): MIFKRLFQSSSRNIAFAFDIDGVLLRGRAPIPGASEALQLLHNSKVPFILLTNGGGQLEEQRANFISKALDVPISPLQVILSHSPYKGLVNKYERILAVGTPSVRKVAESYGFKDVVHQTDILRYRRDIAPFSGLSTEQLLEYSKVIPDIDSKRFDAVLVFNDPHDWGADIQIISDAINSSNGMLDTVRDEQSSKPSIPIYFSNRDLLWANSYELNRFGQGAFRHLVRKLYSELNGGLALEDNTLGKPTKLTYDFAHHVLIDWRQKLLAGDTASQEQTLPVLGQPPEQSPFHDVYMVGDNPASDIIGAQQYGWKSCLVRTGVYRDGVPLNHVKPTMIVNDVYEAVTAVLDAGSK
- the ETT1 gene encoding Ett1p (ancestral locus Anc_5.650), whose translation is MAKRALGVGQKNKEKKRRLETETAKDSKDVTPGADQISVELDDNEDLDNEFSQLKGLWQTYFNSDRESDYVVNGVVHECDRLLRQSQEDAEIKKNLNDEFHAIYALALSELTVFKAGEDEDDKKNRKVVSEFFENALERCELGLSVFKDSQLLKLVLAKIVIQRIPLEYISRLKVNSKPGALGVDISEQLEKAKENFNVNKDYLELSFEVLQMFDDLLDIVENFGHENDIDEGLDSDQDEELERVELSPKHPLYKLQQNLSENYQWLRDEMIRLLGATDDKKFEKLYRNIARSAGHLLLKAAEEPTSVFMHLQYGEGEQASKDGEKCKTAQQEALKNTKDALKYLEKAQVEDEPETWVEVAEAYIDLGNLYDYQSKDQENSYRIAEDILKKANKASHGKFQDILDNLLDKD
- the DRE2 gene encoding electron carrier DRE2 (ancestral locus Anc_5.654), whose protein sequence is MTEAELGLLLIHPAVTTEPELLAKALEEAAASGVQIADQFLITKINDKSVAVEDEKYDVIYYLTPEKRDAIKFPATLIPVLADALKPNGKLYGLPDTYKLDALINGFTTASEGRYHWVKSAVPQDTATAVPLKARANGGGAAKKLPSFKRASSPVQVAQQDNDNVLEDEYDDDNVNTSGKAKFFADLHNPPAELIEEEELVADSRDPTGITMITCGKTKTRRKKACKDCTCGMKEQEEQEVDQVRKNQDAVVKFSEDELTEIDFTIEGKKVGGCNSCSLGDAFRCSGCPYLGLPAFKPGQKINIGSILDDI